One Micromonas commoda chromosome 7, complete sequence genomic window carries:
- the RCC1 gene encoding regulator of chromosome condensation RCC1 (The regulator of chromosome condensation (RCC1) is a eukaryotic protein which binds to chromatin and interacts with ran, a nuclear GTP-binding protein, to promote the loss of bound GDP and the uptake of fresh GTP, thus acting as a guanine-nucleotide dissociation stimulator (GDS)), which yields MSSDARDAGSRDVPGSGWVAGTGGIFAFPRSRGAQFSPRRRGRVRGGAVLAVLLSAGGANAVSVSVGYTHACAVLNDGKLMCWGNNANGELGIGTKGGHTSNPMNVDLGSGRTAKAVACGYTHTCAILDDDNLKCWGQNSQGWLGYGDTTWRTAPEATAVVNLGAGRKAKAVSAGYQHTCAILDDDTLKCWGYANLYVLGYGYTTDKYAPEATAVVNLGSGRKAKTVTSGWGSDKRFVCATLDDDSVKCWGSNSEGQLGRTPYGIHEYQQSPVAVTLGAGAASLSVGKSCFTCAALNDGTVKCWGRNQEGQIGQGTVSTAPITAPSVVNIGSGRTAKSVAAGSGNACAILDDDSMKCWGENDYGVLGTGNVLYSSNNLPTGVALPSGRTAKSVSMGSLNVCAVLDDDSIWCWGGNGYGQLGNGVDQTLHDKSPSPTRVCITADDCAAPSGPPGPPGNDGSPGAAGAPGSPGTDGAAGAPGSPGSDGAAGASGASSSSPSPSGNNTVYVYVNVSGPPGPPGPPGPGLDAYIDAEGNPVNAADRRVASLPMLALSTVLYMLFY from the coding sequence ATGTCAtccgacgcgcgggacgcgggtTCCCGCGACGTTCCCGGCAGTGGTTGGGTGGCGGGTACTGGCGGGATCTTCGCGTTCCCTCGTTCGAGGGGCGCACAATTttcgccccggcgtcgcggtcgagttcgcggcggcgcggtgctcgcggtgcttttgtcggcgggcggggcgaaTGCGGTGAGCGTATCCGTTGGATACACACACGCATGCGCTGTCCTCAACGACGGTAAGCTCATGTGTTGGGGTAACAATGCTAATGGTGAGCTCGGGATCGGAACCAAAGGTGGTCACACGAGCAACCCGATGAACGTGGACCTTGGCTCCGGTCGCACCGCTAAGGCGGTGGCTTGTGGATATACGCACACGTGCGCCATTCTAGACGACGACAACCTCAAATGCTGGGGCCAAAACAGTCAGGGATGGCTCGGGTACGGCGACACCACGTGGAGAACCGCTCCCGAGGCAACGGCGGTTGTGAACCTCGGTGCCGGGCGCAAAGCAAAGGCGGTGTCTGCAGGGTACCAACACACGTGCGCtatcctcgacgacgacacccTCAAGTGCTGGGGCTATGCCAACCTCTACGTCCTCGGCTACGGCTACACCACGGATAAGTACGCCCCCGAGGCGACTGCGGTGGTAAACCTCGGCTCCGGCCGCAAGGCGAAAACGGTAACTTCCGGCTGGGGTTCAGACAAAAGATTTGTTTGTGCCACACTGGACGACGATTCGGTGAAATGCTGGGGTTCAAACAGCGAAGGTCAGCTCGGGAGAACGCCCTATGGTATCCATGAATACCAACAAAGTCCAGTTGCGGTGACATTGGGCGCAGGGGCAGCGAGTTTGTCAGTTGGGAAAAGTTGCTTTACCTGTGCTGCACTGAATGACGGCACTGTGAAATGTTGGGGTCGGAATCAAGAGGGACAAATCGGGCAGGGCACAGTGTCCACTGCTCCCATTACCGCACCGAGCGTAGTAAACATTGGCTCTGGACGAACTGCAAAGAGCGTTGCTGCTGGAAGCGGAAATGCCTGCGCAATACTCGACGATGACTCCATGAAATGCTGGGGTGAAAATGATTATGGGGTTCTTGGAACCGGAAACGTTCTCTACTCGTCTAACAATCTTCCAACAGGGGTTGCCCTACCGTCAGGGCGCACCGCGAAAAGCGTGTCGATGGGCTCCTTAAATGTGTGCGCCGTTCTGGACGACGACAGTATCTGGTGCTGGGGTGGGAACGGCTACGGGCAGCTCGGGAACGGGGTAGACCAGACTTTGCACGACAAAtccccgagcccgacgcgggTGTGCATAACCGCCGACGACTGCGCCGCACCGAGCGGTCCGCCCGGCCCGCCCGGCAACGACGGAagccccggcgcggcgggcgcacCTGGCTCTCCTGGcacggacggcgcggctggcgcaCCTGGAAGTCCCGgctcggacggcgcggctggAGCCAGCGGTGCTTCTTCGTCGAGTCCAAGCCCGAGCGGCAACAACACGGTGTACGTATACGTGAACGTGTCGGGCCCGCCCGGTCCGCCTGGTCCTCCTGGCCCGGGATTGGACGCGtacatcgacgccgagggcaaTCCCGTGAACGCCGCGGATCGAAGGGTCGCGTCGCTTCCTATGCTGGCGCTGTCAACCGTCCTCTACATGCTCTTCTACTGA
- a CDS encoding predicted protein, which produces MSSALVSSAAPTLAMRRALVARRDRVVADARHHRRSGLSNRRIRNRPGPRCEASDPSSSSDVDLVSGVAYSEYIRDAAGISPPAELGALAAVLRAQGAALVAPNDRGGIHPLCVPLARRADDSTVALMISPAGDNTVQVVSVAPDGFSLSLLAKTCRDYVHKAIVEEEAADGDSADVAEAAGAIGASLHEPGAFHTLGKELPVYLTLRVGKFPDVMEQLARRHLDKGDEQSALVTCDLYKATFEGWGRPHWYLSQVYADAGRHEEARDAARFALTDCQWSTAGAPLEQLLERCGWGGQSVDETKTFIETRRGPAAEQFDGPKSDKQLAEEEAAVLLDKVYAGEMRLGEITQRLAKCYMDSDNGALAKLVMSSISI; this is translated from the coding sequence atgtcgagcgcgctcgtctcctcggcggccccgacgctcgcgatgcgccgcgcgctcgtcgcgcgccgcgaccgcgtcgtcgccgacgcgcgtcaTCACAGGCGATCTGGCCTATCCAACCGCCGCATCCGCAACCGCCCGGGGCCCAGGTGCGAGGCGTCggacccgtcgtcctcctcggacgtcgacctcgtctccggcgtcgcgtaCTCCGAGTacatccgcgacgccgcgggcatctccccgcccgccgagctcggcgccctcgccgcggtcctccgcgcgcagggcgccgccctcgtcgcgccgaacgATCGTGGCGGGATCCACCCTCTGTGCGTCCCGCTCGCcaggcgcgcggacgactcCACGGTCGCGCTGATGATCTCCCCCGCGGGGGATAACACCGTGCAGGTGgtctccgtcgcccccgaTGGCTTCTCCCTCTCACTCCTCGCCAAGACGTGCAGGGATTACGTCCACAAGgccatcgtcgaggaggaggctgcggatgGAGACTctgccgacgtcgccgaggcggcgggcgccatcggcgcgtcgctTCACGAGCCCGGCGCCTTTCACACCCTCGGCAAGGAACTCCCCGTGTACCTCACCCTCCGCGTGGGCAAGTTCCCGGACGTCATGGAACAGCTGGCGCGCAGGCACCTCGACAAGGGCGACGAGCAGAGCGCGCTGGTCACGTGCGACTTGTACAAGGCTACGTTCGAGGGATGGGGCCGGCCGCACTGGTACCTGTCGCAGGtgtacgccgacgcgggcaggcacgaggaggcgagggacgccgcgaggttcgcgctGACCGACTGCCAGTGGTccacggcgggcgcgcccctGGAGCAGCTGCTGGAGCGGTGCGGCTGGGGCGGCCAGAGCGTGGACGAGACCAAGACGTTCATCGAGACCCGCcggggacccgcggcggagcagtTCGACGGACCGAAGAGCGACaagcagctcgcggaggaggaggcggcggtgctgcTGGACAAGGTGTACGCGGGAGAGATGAGGCTGGGCGAGATCACGCAGCGGCTGGCGAAGTGCTACATGGACAGCGAcaacggcgcgctcgccaagctggTGATGTCGTCCATCTCCATCTGA
- a CDS encoding predicted protein, with amino-acid sequence MYACQLCARDDFALCAVCFAAHVRITAALADAGRDAERRESTDADSLVAAPDHVPTSPLTSSRPTAAACPDLAVHPPTNLGIRSDIDEILESAAAAAAAAEDDEPMDDDGEDEPEASVETMDDGGTEETHSSEGEEDLIELGDAGDGDGGGLGTAFLGVHVHPPTAFLRQGCEDQEMLEEMLEEKRIRQAERENEAAAAAAAAAHAADEIGGTSEVTVTETGGAAPKEAEPAPAWDYRAEII; translated from the coding sequence ATGTACGCatgccagctgtgcgcgcgcgacgacttCGCCCTATGCGCGGTGTGTttcgccgcgcacgtgcgaatcaccgccgcgctggccgacgccgggcgcgatgccgagcgacgcgagtcgaccgacgcggacTCCCTCGTGGCTGCGCCCGATCACGTGCCCACCTCGCCGCTGACCTCGTCGcgaccgaccgccgccgcgtgccccGACCTCGCCGTGCACCCGCCGACGAACCTCGGGATTCGGAgcgacatcgacgagatactcgagtccgcggcggcggcggcggcggcggcggaggacgacgagccgatggacgacgacggcgaagatgaGCCCGAAGCGTCCGTTGAGAcgatggacgacggcggcacgGAGGAGACGCACTCgtccgagggcgaggaggacctgatcgagctcggcgacgcgggggatggggacggcggggggcTCGGGACGGcgttcctcggcgtccacgtccacccGCCCACCGCGTTCCTGCGCCAGGGGTGCGAGGACCAGGAGATGCTGGAGGAGATGCTGGAGGAGAAGCGCATTCGACAGGCGGAGAGggagaacgaggcggcggcggcggcggcggcggcggcgcacgccgctgATGAGATCGGGGGCACCAGTGAGGTGACCGTGACGGAGaccgggggcgcggcgcccaaggaggccgagcccgcccccgcgtggGATTATCGAGCCGAGATCATTTGA
- a CDS encoding predicted protein has translation MSALDEARKEKVMNAMEHTKAFIAAVAEFDADQVRAAAEAAQRGDPSIIRVLVKDAGVPVDARDKDGATPLMAAADYGKPDAVKCLLALGADASAKSNNGTAAVHRAAGSAMGGGPKDDKASQDCVKCVKYLLEAQEGGVDDTAALESRADDGATPFLMACSRGAEASAEFLATRGANAAATLKSGVGAASLAAASGNPGALRAALRHGAPTGTRPVGGMSALHIAASHPNTSTHSLELVKSLLDAKADPNVADSEGLKAVHAAAAVGRGAVVEVLIKVTEPDAGAEEWNALAVQKTVQAKLAAMGAGGGEKLAATPEGAALAAAQVSETCVPHDVPTEVRDAEVAARTKREGDEAFIAGDNAAAIDKYTKSLDADGTNEKVWANRAAARLKLRDYVGALRDARTAKKIDCEYVKAWFREGTALTELGDYEGAALCFFEGMQVEGQSENPDLKRGFDAAIKKGRDAMIKK, from the exons ATGAGCGCCCTCGATGAAGCACGGAAAGAGAAGGTCATGAACGCCATGGAGCACACCAAGGCGTTCatagccgccgtcgcggagttcgacgcggaccaggttcgcgccgcggcggag GCCGCGCAGCGCGGGGACCCGAGCATCATCAGGGTCCTCGTcaaggacgcgggcgtcccGGTCGACGCCAGGGACAAGGACGGCGCCACGCCGCtcatggccgcggcggactaCGGCaagcccgacgccgtcaaaTGTCtgctcgccctcggcgccgacgcctcggcCAAATCCAACaacggcaccgccgcggtgcacaGAGCCGCCGGGAGCGCCATGGGTGGCGGCCCTAAGGACGACAAGGCGTCCCAAGACTGCGTCAAGTGCGTCAAGTACCTTCTCGAGGCGCAGGaaggcggcgtggacgataccgcggcgctcgagtcccgcgccgacgacggagccACGCCGTTTTTGATGGCGTGCAGccggggcgcggaggcgtcggcggagttcctcgcgacgcggggcgccaacgcggcggcgacgctcaaGTCGGgggtgggcgccgcgtccctcgcggcggcgtcggggaacCCCGGCGCGCTGAGGGCCGCGCTGCGccacggcgcgccgacgggcaCGCGGCCCGTCGGCGGCATGAGCGCGCTccacatcgccgcgtcgcatccAAACACCTCGACGCACTCTCTGGAACTCGTGAAAAGCCTTCTGGATGCCAAAGCCGACCCGAACGTCGCCGACTCGGAGGGGCTCAAGGCggtgcacgccgccgcggcggtgggccgcggagccgtcgtcgaagtGTTAATAAAGGTCACCGAACccgacgcgggtgcggaGGAATGGAACGCGTTGGCGGTGCAAAAGACGGTGcaggcgaagctcgcggcgatgggcgccggcggcggtgagaagctcgcggcgacgccggagggcgccgcgctggccgccgcgcaggtttCCGAGACGTGCGTGCCCCACGACGTGCCGACGGAggtgagggacgcggaggttgcggcgaggacgaagcgggagggcgacgaggcgttcATCGCCGGGGATAACGCGGCCGCGATTGACAAGTACACCAAGTctctcgacgcggacgggacgAACGAGAAGGTGTGGGcgaaccgcgccgccgcgaggctgaAGCTGCGGGATTACGTCGGCGCCCTGCGggacgcgaggacggcgaagAAGATCGACTGCGAGTACGTAAAGGCTTGGTTCCGGGAGGGAACGGCGCTGACGGAGCTGGGCGATtacgagggcgcggcgctgtgcTTCTTCGAGGGGATGCAGGTGGAGGGGCAGAGCGAGAACCCGGACCTGAAGCGGGgattcgacgccgcgatcaaGAAGGGACGGGACGCCATGATCAAGAAGTGA
- a CDS encoding predicted protein, with protein MARSALRNPEEVTSKAPTPSAISDTATVVLFDFDGTLGDTETPAMIVAFWELAPYFPEASVAYLSEECMRTYVRDNAGKAFEFMVDVVEEDRKKAGLPSIEEVRAAGAEDPLVLAHVNEQRAKSGLPTIETTRALGKDILTLQKDETVEALATLAKPCPNVPGVLADLKALGYDFSIATTSGKPRVPVSVVACQYEEYFPPEKIHSGESDFEPPRFKPDPSVYLLAAEKTAALPANSVAVEDSTSGVGSAANAKMGLIVGYVGGSHISDENEDGHAGTLMAGERSDDGRGADIVVRDMRDLVPVVEHFKSVVGSGEKEGPVKFPRALLDGLVDKYWVDEARVVA; from the coding sequence ATGGCCCGCTCGGCGCTGCGTAACCCCGAGGAGGTCACCAGCAAGGCGCCGACTCCGTCCGCCATCAGCGacaccgccaccgtcgtccTCTTCGACTTTGACGGCACGTTGGGCGACACCGAGACGCCCGCGATGATCGTCGCGTTCTGGGAGCTCGCGCCCTACTTCCCCGAAGCGTCCGTGGCGTACCTCTCCGAGGAGTGCATGCGTACCTACGTGCGCGACAACGCGGGCAAGGCTTTCGAGTTCATggttgacgtcgtcgaggaagaTCGCAAGAAAGCGGGGCTGCCGTCCATCGAGGaagtccgcgccgccggcgccgaggacccgctcgtcctcgcgcacgtcAACGAGCAACGCGCCAAGAGCGGTCTGCCCACGATCGAAACCACCCGGGCGCTCGGCAAAGACATCCTGACGCTGCAAAAGGACGAAacggtcgaggcgctcgccacgcTCGCCAAGCCGTGCCCCAACGTCCcgggcgtcctcgccgacctcAAGGCGCTCGGGTACGACTTCAGCATCGCCACCACCTCGGGCAAACCCAGGGTACCCgtcagcgtcgtcgcgtgtCAGTACGAGGAATACTTCCCGCCGGAGAAGATTCACAGCGGCGAGTCCGACTTTGAACCCCCGCGGTTCAAACCGGATCCCTCGGTgtacctcctcgccgcggagaagaccGCGGCGCTTCCGGCGAattccgtcgccgtcgaggacagCACGTCCGGGGTgggcagcgcggcgaacgcgaagaTGGGCCTGATCGTTGGGTACGTCGGCGGGTCGCACATCTCCGACGAGAACGAAGACGGCCACGCGGGAACGCTCATGGCGGGTGAACGATCGGACGACGGCAGAGGCGCCGACATCGTGGTTCGGGACATGCGGGACCTCGTGCCGGTCGTGGAGCACTTCAAGAGCGTGGTCGGGAGCGGGGAGAAGGAAGGTCCGGTGAAGTTTCCCAGGGCTCTGCTGGACGGACTGGTCGACAAGTACTGGGTCGACGAGGCCAGGGTGGTTGCGTAG
- a CDS encoding predicted protein: MAAAGGTSDLDRMIETLRRCEVLKESEVKLLCSKAMEILVEESNVQRIDSPVTICGDIHGQFYDLMELFKVGGDCPQTNYLFMGDFVDRGFYSVETFLLLLALKVRYPDRIFLIRGNHESRQITQVYGFYDECLRKYGSVNVWRYCTDIFDYLSLSALIDNRILCVHGGLSPTITTVDQIRTIDRKQEVPHDGAMCDLLWSDPEDVTGWGLSPRGAGYLFGGDVCQQFNAANNIDLIARAHQLVMEGYKWMFDEQLVTVWSAPNYCYRCGNVAAIMELDENLGKSFKVFEAAPQEARGVPAKKAAPDYFL, encoded by the exons ATGGCGGCAGCAGGCGGCACGTCCGACCTCGACAGGATGATCGAGACCCTGCGGCGGTGCGAGGTGCTGAAGGAGAGCGAGGTTAAGCTCCTGTGCAGCAAGGCGATGGAGATTTTGGTGGAGGAGAGCAACGTGCAGCGGATAGACTCGCCCGTGACGATATGCGGTGACATACACGGACAGTTCTACGACCTCATGGAGCTCTTCAAGGTGGGCGGCGACTGTCCCCAGACGAACTACCTGTTCATGGGGGACTTCGTCGACCGCGGGTTTTACAGCGTGGAGACATTCTTACTCCTGCTGGCGCTCAAG GTTCGGTACCCCGACCGCATATTCCTGATCCGGGGTAACCACGAGAGCAGGCAGATCACGCAGGTGTACGGCTTCTACGACGAGTGCCTTCGCAAGTACGGCAGCGTCAACGTGTGGCGCTACTGCACGGACATCTTCGATTACCTGTCCCTCTCGGCGCTCATTGACAACCGCATCCTCTGCGTGCACGGCGGACTCTCCCCGACGATCACCACCGTCGACCAGATACGGACCATCGACCGGAAGCAGGAGGTACcgcacgacggcgcgatgtGCGATCTGCTGTGGTCCGATCCCGAGGACGTGACGGGTTGGGGACTGAGCCCCAGGGGAGCGGGGTacctcttcggcggcgacgtgtgcCAGCAGTTCAACGCGGCGAATAACATCGACCTGATCGCCAGGGCGCACCAGCTGGTGATGGAGGGGTACAAGTGGATGTTCGACGAGCAGCTCGTCACCGTGTGGTCGGCGCCCAACTACTGCTACAGGTGCGgaaacgtcgcggcgatcatgGAGCTGGACGAGAACCTGGGAAAGAGCTTCAAGGTtttcgaggcggcgccgcagGAGGCGAGGGGAGTGCCCGCGAAAAAGGCGGCGCCCGATTACTTCCTGTGA
- a CDS encoding predicted protein, with the protein MQVPPEQGQLMALLIELMGAKRVIEVGTYTGYSSIAMALALPADGVLVACDTSEPSFEIARRYWKLAGVESKIEERLGDGKATLDALLARDGPGHYDVGFVDADKRGYWEYYEKLLKLVRPGGLIAVDNVLWYGKVADPDVADKQTEAIREFNARVAEDERVTQQIVPVGDGLTLCRVR; encoded by the coding sequence ATGCAGGTGCCGCCCGAGCAGGGGCAGCTCATGGCGCTGCTCATCGAGCTCATGGGCGCCAAACGCGTGATCGAGGTCGGGACGTACACCGGTtactcgtccatcgcgatggcgctcgcgctgcccgccgacggcgtcctgGTCGCGTGCGACACGTCCGAGCCCTCGTTCGAGATCGCGAGGCGGTACTGGAAACTCGCGGGGGTCGAGTCGAAGATTGAGGAGCGGCTGGGCGACGGTAAGGCGACCCtggacgcgctgctcgccaGGGACGGTCCGGGGCACTACGACGTCGGattcgtcgacgcggacaagAGGGGATACTGGGAGTACTACGAGAAATTGCTCAAGCTGGTTCGACCCGGCGGCTTGATCGCTGTCGACAACGTGCTCTGGTACGGCAAAGTCGCCGATCCGGACGTCGCGGATAAGCAGACGGAGGCGATCAGGGAGTTCAACGCGCGGGTAGCGGAGGACGAGAGGGTGACGCAGCAGATCGTGCCCGTGGGCGACGGCCTGACGCTGTGCCGCGTGCGgtga
- a CDS encoding predicted protein has product MNCVFTQEQHDAAVEWLEKHREELGLAKERNAERRADARRLHEETDGFGYFPGSERRMKKFSDVSDSEDDADVDDLDESELDRERRRVNDEFKEKLEKIVKIVIASKNGDHMDETMRAQKERFLESIRMIRQDPLIAPDEPTYFYLRPFDVSPGDTSRDHKYVYKYALTTVQDVCRSMAKKLKVPAEQVDIIKGGKRMERERTLMDHGVGFGFVLYLKVEEGEHYVDLTGVVAEGDGGTRVRVSRVRRSEDGGWVVVGAVEDDDGTDGTDDRR; this is encoded by the exons ATGAACTGCGTGTTCACGCAGGAGcagcacgacgccgccgtcgagtgGCTCGAGAAgcaccgcgaggagctcggcctCGCCAAGGAACGAAacgccgagcgtcgcgcggatGCGCGGAGGCTGCACGAGGAGACCGACGGCTTCGGGTACTTCCCGGGGAGCGAGCGGCGGATGAAAAAGTTTTCGGACGTCAGCGAcagcgaggacgacgcggatgtCGACGACTTGGACGAATCCGAGCTGGACAGGGAGCGGAGGAGGGTCAACGACGAGTTCAAGGAG AAACTCGAGAAGATCGTCAAGATTGTCATAGCCAGTAAGAACGGCGACCACATGGACGAGACGATGCGGGCGCAGAAGGAGCGGTTCCTGGAGAGCATCCGCATGATCCGCCAGGATCCGCTCATCGCGCCGGATGAACCCACGTATTTCTACCTGCGACCCTTCGACGTTTCGCCCGGGGATACCTCCAGGGACCACAAGTACGTGTACAAGTACGCGCTGACCACCGTGCAGGACGTGTGCAGGTCGATGGCG aAAAAGCTGAAGGTTCCGGCGGAGCAGGTCGACATCATCAAGGGAGGCAAGCGCATGGAGCGCGAACGGACGTTGATGGATCACGGCGTGGGCTTCGGCTTCGTCCTCTACCTCaaggtggaggagggcgagcaCTACGTGGACCTCACCGGGGTCgtggcggagggcgacgggggcacCAGGGTCCGGGTGTCGCGAGTGAGGAGAAGCGAAGACGGCGGATGGGTCGTCgtgggcgccgtcgaggacgacgacggcaccgacggcaccgacgaTAGACGATGA
- a CDS encoding predicted protein, producing MRSRDRGAVALAAAGVLARVLLAILGWTESASERLELASPVDALARIREGHALWGMGQSPYGGSALHAPPLYLALVGPLVANAPAGLVASVPFIVADLVVAVAIHRVATASTRTSRARGSDAADASPTSPAWVVAMFLANPFSIASCAAASSAGFRAAALAVAVAGAVEGTPVVAGAGCAALAYLGDPTCAALTVPSLARAMAREGGFGEEGTGKKGKGKGRAGGGARSAFVHLCAWIVGWIVALVGVSQAVMSNARAAPMDWIRATYGFRLVAEDLSPNLGCFWYFFTEMFDNFRVFFLFAFDYFPVALCVPVVVRLGWDEPLFCVFVARLLCVVFSPYPTLGDASGYLALLPLFRAQLAGAGGLGYLVAAGYVASALLSPIMWRLWIVDRVANANFFFATTLAWMATQSALCVLCVERVVANSRLAKKKSE from the coding sequence ATgcgatcgcgcgatcgcggcgcggtcgcgctggccgccgccggcgtcctcgcgcgcgtgctccTCGCGATCCTCGGGTGGACCGAATCGGCGAGCGAGCGACTGGAGCTCGCGtcccccgtcgacgccctcgcgcgcatcCGCGAGGGCCACGCGCTGTGGGGAATGGGTCAGTCGCCGTACGGCGGCAGCGCTctgcacgcgccgccgctctacctcgcgctcgtcgggccGCTCgtggcgaacgcgcccgcgggcctcgtcgcgtccgtccccttcatcgtcgccgacctcgtcgtcgccgtcgcgatccaccgcgtcgcgaccgcgtcgacccgaacgtcccgcgcacgcgggtccgacgccgccgacgcatcCCCAACGTCCCCCGCGTGGGTCGTCGCCATGTTCCTCGCCAACCCGTTCTCGATCgcgtcctgcgcggcggcgtcgtccgcgggcttcagagccgcggcgctcgccgtcgccgtcgccggcgccgtcgaaggGACGCCCGTCGTGGCCGGCGCGGGatgcgcggcgctcgcgtacCTCGGCGAtccgacgtgcgcggcgctgacggtgccgtcgctggcgcgcgcgatggcgcgcgagggcgggttCGGGGAAGAAGGGACGGGGAAGAAGGGGAAAGGGAAAGGgagggcggggggcggggcgcggagTGCGTTTGTTCACCTCTGCGCGTGGATCGTCGGCtggatcgtcgcgctcgtcggggtgAGCCAGGCGGTGATGTCAaacgcacgcgcggcgccgatggatTGGATCCGCGCGACGTACGGCTtccggctcgtcgccgaggacctcTCGCCGAACCTCGGGTGCTTCTGGTACTTCTTCACCGAGATGTTCGACAACTTTCGCGTTTTTTTCCTCTTTGCGTTCGACTACTTTCCGGTGGCGCTGTgcgtgcccgtcgtcgtcaggcTCGGGTGGGACGAACCGCTGTTCTGCGTGTTCGTCGCCAGGCTGCTGTGCGTCGTGTTCTCGCCCTATCCaaccctcggcgacgcgtcgggatACCTCGCGTTGCTCCCGCTCTTTCgagcacagctggcgggcgcgggtgggctCGGgtacctcgtcgccgccgggtacgtcgcgagcgcgttgcTGTCGCCCATCATGTGGCGGCTGTGGATCGTGGACAGGGTGGCGAACGCCAActtcttcttcgcgacgacgctggCGTGGATGGCGACGCAGAGCGCGCTGTGCGTTTTGTGCGTCGAACGAGTCGTCGCAAACTCTCGTTTGGCTAAAAAAAAGTCCGAGTGA
- a CDS encoding predicted protein, whose translation MDQGERPKFRNVEPRSRQERLANNDKEMLEKLRLEHRRGGAYRYDNPGNIIQPPEDSAAFISEGERFGTNAAQEEYENRRRRILEREEYFERKREANHQRETARWHKVDLEGQWEDEHLAELKEGPVPTRNKSSVRYNFITLQYEDSYEGEALKYQDDIVKRNAALRAGKINHMRMAETRTDYDVITGLPKPKVRVPVPELGPEPVAPEKVEREKPEAYRVDMQYGVGDAAVRETHEKEDWKFGGRGGNTWGR comes from the exons ATGGATCAAGGCGAGCGCCCCAAGTTCCGCAACGTCGAGCCCCGCTCGCGCCAGGAGCGCCTGGCGAACAACGACAAAGAGATGCTCGAGAAGCTCAGGCTCGAACACAGAAGGGGAGGCGCGTACAGATACGACAACCCGGGGAACATCATCCAGCCCCCCGAGgactccgccgcgttcatctCGGAAGGGGAACGCTTCGGcacgaacgccgcgcaggaggaATACGAGAATCGAAGGCGCAGGATCCTCGAACGCGAG GAGTACTTCGAGCGTAAGCGCGAGGCTAACCACCAGCGCGAGACCGCGCGCTGGCACAAGGTTGACCTGGAGGGCCAGTGGGAAGATgagcacctcgccgagctcaaggagggCCCGGTGCCCACGAGGAACAAGAGCAGCGTCCGGTACAACTTCATCACGCTCCAGTACGAGGACTCgtacgagggcgaggcgctcaagtACCAGGACGACATCGTCAAGCGCAAcgccgcgctgagggcgGGCAAGATCAACCACATGCGCATGGCGGAGACGAGAACCGACTACGACGTAATCACCGGGTTACCAAAACCCAAGGTGCGGGTGCCCGTGCCCGAGCTGGGACCGGAGCCCGTGGCGCCGGAGAAGGTGGAGCGCGAGAAGCCCGAGGCGTACAGGGTGGACATGCAGTacggcgtgggcgacgcggcggtgagggagaCGCACGAGAAGGAGGATTGGAAGtttggcgggcgcggcggcaacACCTGGGGGCGGTGA